A single genomic interval of Lathyrus oleraceus cultivar Zhongwan6 chromosome 7, CAAS_Psat_ZW6_1.0, whole genome shotgun sequence harbors:
- the LOC127104025 gene encoding uncharacterized protein LOC127104025 gives MVGSASLGFSELVAIGAPVEYGLRNGKLEAIDGTSNTNPKKFSGGRQQQYSPQQYVQQPFPYQQPLYPIQYAPQPYVAVVTPAFNQQPTQAYQGPPVYRPALVQQRVAVPPNYQQAPAAPVYQQPRAQAPRQNAQNQNRRQGDRETFNPIPMSYTELYPSLLQKGLVVPRPMGPPPDCLPPWYNPNAHCPFHEGAPGHDLEGCYALKHRVRELIDNKILYFKDMGPNMKNNPLPPHGDPAVNAIEDASIGVMVENVDDVKTPLAAFHARLVEACLINVSRENCVECATYPKGCQVVRDNIQDLMNKGVLQISSVTKTKDVLVIEPCFNLPELVEIPYYNGGVVPANSLPSPIEICMPTPFPYESTKVVPWKYEITVVDKVVEGSANVEVTGSVNEDITDIAGMS, from the exons atggttggaagtgCTTCCTTGGGATTCTCCGAGCTTGTTGCTATAGGAGCTCCCGTTGAATATGGTTTAAGAAATGGCAAACTTGAGGCTATAGATGGAACTTCAAATACTAATCCAAAGAAGTTCTCTGGAGG GAGACAACAACAATATTCACCTCAACAGTATGTTCAACAACCCTTTCCATATCAGCAGCCCTTGTATCCCATCCAATACGCCCCGCAACCGTATGTAGCTGTTGTGACGCCTGCATTCAATCAACAACCTACTCAGGCTTATCAAGGGCCTCCAGTTTATCGACCAGCTCTAGTTCAACAACGTGTCGCGGTTCCTCCAAATTATCAACAAGCACCAGCAGCTCCTGTCTATCAACAGCCGAGAGCTCAAGCTCCAAGGCAAAATGCTCAGAACCAGAATAGGAGGCAAGGGGATAGGGAGACATTCAATCCAATCCCAATGTCGTACACTGAGCTTTATCCCTCCCTATTGCAAAAGGGTTTGGTGGTTCCCAGACCTATGGGACCTCCACCTGATTGTCTGCCTCCATGGTACAACCCTAATGCACACTGTCCTTTTCATGAAGGTGCCCCCGGGCATGACCTAGAGGGTTGCTATGCTTTGAAGCATAGGGTTCGTGAGTTGATTGACAACAAGATCCTGTATTTTAAAGATATGGGACCGAatatgaagaacaatcctcttcctCCCCATGGAGATCCTGCAGTAAACGCCATTGAAGATGCCTCTATTGGTGTTATGGTTGAAAATGTGGATGATGTCAAGACTCCTTTGGCAGCGTTCCATGCCCGGTTGGTGGAAGCTTGTCTGATTAATGTTAGTCGTGAAAATTGTGTAGAGTGTGCCACATACCCAAAGGGGTGTCAGGTGGTACGAGATAACATTCAAGATTTGATGAATAAAGGAGTGCTTCAGATATCCAGCGTTACGAAGACTAAAGATGTGTTGGTAATTGAACCTTGCTTCAATTTACCCGAACTTGTTGAAATCCCATATTACAATGGTGGGGTGGTTCCGGCGAATAGTCTGCCGTCACCTATCGAGATATGTATGCCCACGCCTTTTCCATACGAAAGCACCAAGGTCGTACCTTGGAAATATGAGATTACCGTTGTGGACAAGGTTGTTGAAGGAAGTGCAAATGTTGAAGTGACAGGATCTGTGAATGAGGACATCACCGATATTGCAGGAATGAGCTGA